A stretch of Cellulosilyticum sp. I15G10I2 DNA encodes these proteins:
- a CDS encoding CheB methylesterase domain-containing protein: MINNQNPNYLKHKEEKVDYEYIIAMGISTGGPKLLNQLLPKLEAELSAAYVIVQHMPPGFTKPLADRLNNVSSLQVKEAENGETLKRGVVYIAPGGKQFQITKQAAPQVLLTDEEPYKGHRPSVNVMLNSLAKLDLDKKRIIVIIMTGMGTDGLEGVTNLKEATNCIVVAQDKDSSTVYGMPKAVASAGLADYVVPAEEINQIIKKIAGGNYGR; encoded by the coding sequence ATGATTAATAACCAAAATCCTAATTATTTAAAACATAAGGAGGAAAAAGTGGACTATGAGTATATTATTGCAATGGGAATATCGACAGGAGGACCAAAACTACTCAATCAATTATTGCCCAAATTAGAAGCAGAATTATCTGCCGCATATGTTATTGTGCAGCATATGCCTCCAGGTTTTACGAAACCACTCGCAGATAGACTTAATAATGTTAGCAGTCTGCAGGTAAAAGAAGCGGAGAATGGTGAAACATTAAAGCGTGGCGTTGTTTATATTGCCCCAGGGGGCAAACAGTTTCAAATTACTAAGCAAGCAGCGCCACAGGTTTTGCTTACTGACGAAGAACCTTATAAAGGGCATAGACCTTCTGTAAATGTCATGTTGAATTCACTGGCAAAACTAGATTTAGATAAAAAGCGTATTATCGTTATTATTATGACGGGTATGGGCACTGATGGATTAGAGGGTGTTACTAACTTAAAAGAGGCGACTAATTGCATTGTAGTAGCTCAGGATAAGGACTCTTCTACTGTATATGGCATGCCTAAAGCAGTTGCGAGTGCAGGACTTGCAGATTATGTTGTTCCTGCAGAAGAGATTAATCAAATAATTAAAAAGATAGCGGGGGGTAATTATGGACGTTAG
- the flhA gene encoding flagellar biosynthesis protein FlhA: MKFKAGDAILGLFVIGILFLIIIPLPSAVLSIFLILNISIAAMILMSALFSKESLDLSLFPTMLLLTTLFRLGLNISSTRLILRDGFAGDVVQAFGEFVSGGDLVIGTIIFIIITIVNFQVITKGSERVAEVTARFTLDAMPGKQMAIDADLNTGFIDDEEAKRRRKKIQDEAAFFGSMDGASKFVKNDAIVGLIITVVNIAAGIIIGVASKNMVFADALQKYTILTIGDGLVSSIPALLISTATGILVTKTNSDDSMSKVILKQLAYSPIVLYVVGITLLVLGLFTPMGPLVTFPIAIIWFIIAYRFSVKQKIEVVSSEINSEDEMAEEIRKPENVISLLQVDPIELEFGYGVIPLADVNQGGDLLDRVVMIRRQIALELGSVVPIIRLRDNIQLAPNAYSIKIKGVEVAKGEILFDHYMAMNPGYIEEEIDGIQTTEPAFGLPALWITELQREKAEVKGYTVVDCPSIIATHLTEVIKSHLHELLSRQDVQTLISNVGETHPTLIEELTPKLLSIGDIQKVLSNLLKEHISIRDLVTICEVLADYGVTIRDTDVLTEYVRQGLSRSISKKIFGDMTNQVITLDPAVEQQIMENVQHTEQGSYVALDPRTIQNIIAQLKKEIAKLTSVGLQPIILTSPIVRIYFKHLTEQYIPDLIVISYNEIEQNIEIQSIGMVSIA; this comes from the coding sequence ATGAAGTTTAAAGCGGGAGATGCTATATTAGGATTGTTCGTAATAGGCATTTTATTTTTAATTATTATACCTTTACCAAGCGCTGTTTTAAGTATATTTCTTATTTTAAATATTTCAATAGCGGCAATGATCCTCATGAGTGCACTTTTTTCAAAAGAGTCTTTAGACCTGTCATTATTTCCTACAATGTTATTATTAACGACATTATTTCGTTTAGGGCTTAATATTTCTTCAACAAGGCTTATCTTGAGAGACGGGTTTGCGGGAGATGTCGTACAAGCCTTTGGGGAATTTGTATCAGGCGGAGATTTAGTGATTGGAACTATTATATTTATAATTATTACAATTGTTAACTTTCAGGTTATTACAAAAGGATCAGAGCGTGTAGCTGAAGTAACAGCACGTTTTACACTGGATGCAATGCCGGGAAAACAGATGGCAATTGATGCAGACTTAAATACAGGCTTTATAGATGATGAAGAAGCCAAACGCAGAAGAAAGAAAATACAAGATGAAGCAGCTTTTTTTGGATCAATGGATGGAGCTTCTAAATTCGTAAAAAATGATGCAATTGTAGGGTTGATTATTACAGTTGTAAATATAGCAGCAGGCATTATTATTGGTGTTGCCAGCAAAAACATGGTATTTGCTGATGCCCTTCAGAAGTATACCATTTTGACTATTGGAGATGGGCTGGTTAGTTCGATACCTGCACTCTTGATTTCTACTGCAACAGGTATTTTGGTTACAAAAACAAATTCGGATGATAGTATGAGTAAAGTCATCTTAAAGCAACTTGCTTACTCACCTATTGTACTTTATGTAGTAGGTATTACGTTGCTTGTTCTTGGACTTTTCACACCTATGGGGCCGCTGGTAACCTTCCCTATCGCTATTATTTGGTTTATTATTGCGTATAGATTTTCAGTTAAGCAGAAAATTGAAGTGGTTAGTTCGGAAATTAATAGTGAAGACGAAATGGCAGAAGAAATTAGAAAGCCTGAAAATGTTATTTCACTATTGCAAGTTGATCCTATAGAACTCGAGTTTGGGTATGGCGTAATTCCTTTGGCAGATGTGAACCAAGGGGGAGATCTTTTAGATAGAGTTGTTATGATAAGACGCCAAATAGCCCTTGAGCTGGGAAGTGTCGTACCAATTATAAGATTAAGAGATAATATTCAATTAGCGCCCAATGCCTATAGTATTAAAATAAAAGGGGTAGAAGTTGCTAAAGGAGAAATATTATTTGATCATTATATGGCAATGAATCCAGGGTATATTGAAGAAGAGATAGATGGTATTCAGACCACAGAGCCAGCATTTGGACTTCCGGCACTTTGGATTACCGAACTACAAAGAGAGAAAGCTGAAGTTAAAGGTTATACAGTAGTAGATTGCCCTTCAATTATCGCTACGCATTTAACAGAAGTAATTAAATCACATCTTCATGAACTGCTTAGCAGGCAGGATGTTCAAACCCTTATTAGTAATGTTGGAGAGACGCATCCTACACTTATTGAAGAACTTACACCGAAACTTTTAAGTATTGGTGATATTCAAAAAGTACTTTCTAATTTGTTAAAAGAGCATATATCTATAAGAGATTTAGTAACAATATGCGAAGTACTTGCTGACTATGGGGTAACAATAAGAGATACAGATGTTTTAACAGAATATGTTAGACAAGGATTGTCCCGCAGTATTTCAAAAAAAATATTTGGGGATATGACTAATCAAGTCATTACCCTAGACCCAGCTGTTGAACAGCAAATTATGGAAAATGTACAACATACAGAACAAGGATCTTATGTTGCGTTAGACCCTAGAACAATTCAAAATATTATTGCACAATTAAAAAAGGAAATTGCAAAACTTACATCTGTAGGACTACAGCCCATTATTTTAACTTCACCAATAGTCAGAATTTATTTTAAGCATTTAACAGAACAGTATATTCCAGATCTAATTGTTATTTCTTATAATGAAATAGAGCAAAATATAGAAATACAGTCAATAGGAATGGTGAGTATAGCATGA
- a CDS encoding flagellar biosynthetic protein FliO: protein MLIFIFIGVLLLTYFVTKKMAEFNKKVVSNKNMKVAEVLQLGQGQYLFIVKIGNEYHLIGAAKESVNYCIKLDEDNLNFEVPEQKFFHEYLNQFMKGKRVNDHEKE, encoded by the coding sequence ATGCTTATTTTTATATTTATAGGCGTCTTATTATTAACTTACTTTGTCACAAAAAAGATGGCAGAATTTAATAAAAAAGTAGTTTCTAATAAAAATATGAAAGTAGCAGAAGTATTACAGCTTGGTCAAGGACAGTATTTATTTATTGTAAAAATAGGAAACGAGTATCATCTTATTGGAGCAGCTAAAGAAAGTGTTAACTATTGTATAAAACTAGATGAAGATAACCTTAATTTTGAAGTACCGGAACAAAAATTTTTTCATGAGTATTTAAATCAGTTTATGAAGGGCAAGCGGGTGAATGATCATGAAAAAGAATAA
- the fliR gene encoding flagellar biosynthetic protein FliR — protein sequence MEELIYLYTHIDLFLLIFVRIVFALSFLPVIEESKIPPLAIGGISTCLAYITILTITAPQLEYHPTLLSFTVIIIKECVIGIILGFGVRIFFQVYYFVGTLLGMQGGLGMSMMFDPANSTQVPILGRFYMLAFSAVFILSGGYHWFIKTLVESFQYIPINQVIFRPNIVGTIVDAVSDYWLISFKLAIPVLAVLLIIDCGLGILARTVPQMNMFVIGIPLKMIILFSLLIFTIGLIPVFNDMILEHMINMIMNTLQGMIP from the coding sequence ATGGAAGAACTTATTTATTTATATACACATATTGATCTGTTTTTATTAATTTTTGTTAGAATAGTATTTGCACTTAGTTTTTTGCCAGTGATAGAAGAAAGTAAAATACCGCCGCTTGCTATAGGGGGAATAAGTACTTGTCTTGCTTATATTACAATATTAACAATTACTGCCCCACAACTAGAATATCACCCTACACTCTTAAGCTTTACGGTAATTATCATTAAAGAATGTGTAATAGGTATTATTTTGGGTTTTGGGGTAAGAATTTTTTTTCAGGTATATTATTTTGTAGGGACGCTCCTTGGTATGCAAGGAGGACTCGGTATGAGTATGATGTTTGATCCAGCAAATAGTACACAAGTGCCTATTTTAGGTCGATTTTATATGTTGGCGTTTAGTGCTGTTTTTATTCTATCGGGAGGGTATCACTGGTTTATTAAAACACTTGTTGAATCCTTTCAATATATTCCTATTAATCAAGTCATTTTTAGACCAAATATAGTTGGTACTATTGTCGATGCGGTGTCAGATTATTGGCTCATCAGCTTTAAATTAGCTATTCCTGTTCTTGCTGTTTTGCTTATTATAGATTGTGGCTTAGGGATACTGGCAAGAACAGTTCCGCAGATGAATATGTTTGTAATAGGGATTCCGCTTAAGATGATTATATTATTTAGTCTGCTTATATTTACCATAGGACTGATACCGGTATTTAATGATATGATATTAGAGCATATGATTAATATGATCATGAATACATTACAAGGGATGATACCATAA
- a CDS encoding chemotaxis protein CheA: MDVSQYLQIFIEESKENLQRLNENLLKLEGAPDDIQTLNEIFRVAHTLKGMAGTMGFVKMQKLTHNVENVLSEIRSGKLKVNVSMLDTLFQCLDALENYVEEIINTSGEGTEDYALLIQELENITSKQSSDVSVQKDIPNNATEKEQSLNTNTPDEEMVQLIELPESQGLIKDKAMNMGMNVFQMEIKLSANCVLKSARAFVIFTELERLGEIVHCVPSAQDIEDERFDSSFILVFITKESRQKLQEIILSVSEVESVDVTPFKQGEFVEEDSAIANKEEDTQNANQQDNNAAQNGKQQVSSKTVRVNIDRLDTLMNLVSELIIVKTQLEGLNMTAQNSEGNYNDSVEYLERVTTSLHDAVMKVRMVPVELVFNRFPRMIRDVSRKINKDIELIMSGEETELDRTVIDEIGDPLIHLLRNAADHGLETTEERVHLGKPKKGTIKLQAYQDGNSVVIEVQDDGRGIDINKIRNKAVQRGTITKEESLTMSEQEIIDLLFKPSFSMAAEITDLSGRGVGLDVVKSKITALGGHVEVQTELGKGSKFIVRLPLTLAIIQALMINIGNEKYAIPLSNIQNIEDVKKEDIQLVQKQEVIVVRNEIIPIVRLHNVLGLPQEEDKDLMMGVIVKKGERQVGFIIDSLIGQQEIVIKSLGKYLSGIDIIAGATILGNGEVALILDINSLI; this comes from the coding sequence ATGGACGTTAGTCAATATCTACAAATATTTATTGAAGAATCAAAAGAAAATCTACAAAGGCTGAATGAGAATTTATTAAAACTTGAAGGGGCACCAGACGACATTCAAACCCTTAATGAAATATTTAGAGTGGCGCATACACTTAAAGGTATGGCCGGCACGATGGGGTTTGTAAAAATGCAGAAGTTAACACATAATGTTGAAAATGTTTTATCAGAAATAAGATCGGGCAAGTTAAAAGTTAATGTAAGTATGCTGGATACTTTATTTCAATGCTTAGATGCATTGGAGAATTATGTTGAAGAGATTATCAATACTTCTGGGGAGGGTACTGAAGACTATGCGCTTTTGATACAAGAACTCGAAAATATTACAAGCAAGCAAAGTTCAGATGTTTCGGTGCAAAAAGATATTCCCAATAATGCTACAGAAAAAGAGCAGAGTTTAAATACAAATACGCCAGATGAAGAGATGGTTCAGTTAATAGAATTGCCAGAATCACAAGGGCTCATAAAAGATAAGGCAATGAATATGGGAATGAATGTTTTTCAAATGGAGATTAAGTTATCTGCTAATTGTGTATTAAAGTCTGCAAGAGCTTTTGTTATTTTTACTGAACTTGAAAGATTAGGCGAAATAGTTCATTGTGTACCAAGTGCTCAAGATATAGAAGACGAAAGATTCGATAGTTCATTTATATTAGTATTTATTACAAAAGAATCTAGACAAAAACTGCAAGAAATTATTCTGAGTGTATCAGAAGTAGAAAGTGTTGATGTTACACCATTTAAACAAGGTGAGTTCGTTGAAGAAGACTCTGCTATAGCAAATAAAGAGGAAGACACACAAAATGCTAATCAACAAGATAATAATGCTGCTCAAAATGGAAAACAGCAAGTATCAAGTAAAACAGTTAGGGTTAATATTGATAGGTTAGACACCTTGATGAATTTAGTAAGCGAGCTGATTATTGTTAAAACACAGCTTGAAGGGCTTAATATGACGGCTCAAAACTCAGAAGGAAACTATAATGACTCCGTTGAGTATTTAGAGCGCGTTACAACGAGTTTACATGATGCTGTTATGAAAGTAAGAATGGTACCAGTAGAATTGGTATTTAATAGATTCCCTAGAATGATAAGAGATGTATCTAGGAAAATCAATAAAGATATAGAGCTTATTATGTCTGGAGAAGAGACAGAGCTTGATCGTACAGTTATCGACGAGATAGGAGATCCACTGATCCATCTTTTAAGAAATGCGGCAGATCATGGACTCGAAACAACAGAAGAGCGCGTTCATTTGGGCAAGCCCAAAAAAGGAACGATTAAACTCCAAGCTTATCAAGACGGCAATAGCGTTGTAATAGAAGTGCAAGATGATGGCCGAGGCATCGATATTAATAAAATTAGAAATAAAGCTGTTCAAAGAGGGACTATTACTAAAGAAGAGTCACTTACAATGAGTGAGCAGGAGATTATTGATCTTTTATTTAAGCCAAGCTTTAGTATGGCAGCAGAAATTACTGACTTATCAGGAAGAGGCGTAGGACTTGATGTTGTTAAAAGCAAGATTACAGCATTAGGGGGACATGTAGAAGTTCAAACAGAACTTGGAAAAGGAAGTAAGTTTATAGTGCGTCTGCCTTTAACACTTGCTATTATTCAAGCACTTATGATTAATATTGGCAATGAAAAATATGCAATACCACTAAGTAATATTCAAAATATCGAAGATGTGAAAAAAGAAGATATTCAGCTTGTTCAAAAACAAGAGGTTATTGTTGTACGTAATGAAATCATTCCAATTGTCAGATTACATAATGTACTTGGTTTGCCGCAGGAAGAAGACAAGGATCTGATGATGGGTGTTATCGTCAAAAAAGGTGAGCGTCAGGTTGGATTTATTATAGACTCTTTAATTGGACAACAAGAGATAGTTATTAAGTCATTAGGCAAATATTTAAGCGGAATTGATATTATAGCAGGTGCTACGATATTGGGTAATGGAGAAGTAGCCTTAATTTTAGATATTAATTCATTAATTTAA
- the flhB gene encoding flagellar biosynthesis protein FlhB, translated as MTVNAYYLPLQFFAAENEGKTEKATSKKREDARKKGQVAKSTELNTAVIIIGFCALMVLFGGYMLETIELNLARSIRVIPDVLSRNDNQYLLILLSEAIVNIVITCIPLWMGLFIMAFGISYVQVGYKPTFEPLQPKFSKMNPLTGIKKIISKDMLVTLVLALGKVTLLGTIIFNVIKSQIPIFLNFYDFTPAQVLINICSTIIRIGFFAGGAFTILAVVDYLYQKYKYEDSIKMTKQEVKEEYKNAEGDPQIKGKIRQKMREGSLKRMMQSVPQADVIITNPTHFAIAIQYEPNKNTAPIVVAKGVDYVAQKIKEKAKEHHIHIVENKPLARTLYYTVDIDKEIPQELYGAIAEVLALVYSLEDKKANRRRK; from the coding sequence ATGACGGTGAACGCTTATTATTTGCCTTTGCAGTTTTTTGCAGCTGAAAATGAAGGGAAAACTGAGAAAGCTACAAGTAAAAAAAGAGAAGATGCCAGAAAGAAAGGTCAAGTTGCTAAGAGCACAGAGTTAAATACTGCGGTTATTATCATAGGCTTTTGTGCATTAATGGTTTTATTTGGCGGCTATATGTTAGAAACTATCGAGCTCAACCTGGCAAGAAGCATACGTGTTATTCCTGATGTACTTAGCCGAAATGATAATCAGTATTTATTAATTTTACTATCCGAAGCAATTGTTAATATAGTCATTACATGTATACCTTTATGGATGGGTTTATTTATTATGGCATTTGGAATAAGTTATGTACAAGTAGGGTATAAACCTACCTTTGAACCTCTGCAGCCCAAGTTTTCAAAAATGAATCCACTTACTGGTATTAAGAAAATTATTTCAAAAGATATGTTAGTTACACTTGTACTAGCACTAGGTAAAGTAACGCTTTTAGGTACTATTATTTTTAATGTTATTAAGTCTCAAATTCCTATATTTTTAAATTTTTATGACTTTACGCCCGCTCAAGTATTAATTAATATTTGTAGTACAATTATAAGAATAGGCTTTTTTGCTGGGGGAGCATTTACAATACTTGCTGTTGTAGACTACCTCTATCAAAAATATAAGTATGAAGACAGTATTAAAATGACAAAGCAAGAGGTCAAAGAAGAATATAAAAATGCAGAGGGAGATCCTCAAATAAAAGGCAAGATTCGTCAAAAAATGCGAGAAGGTTCATTAAAACGTATGATGCAGTCTGTTCCGCAGGCTGATGTTATTATTACCAACCCTACACATTTTGCAATTGCCATCCAATATGAGCCTAATAAAAATACTGCCCCTATTGTAGTCGCAAAGGGCGTTGATTATGTGGCACAAAAAATTAAAGAAAAAGCAAAGGAACATCATATACATATTGTAGAAAACAAACCTTTGGCAAGAACTTTATATTATACTGTAGATATAGATAAGGAAATACCACAAGAATTATATGGTGCTATAGCAGAGGTGTTAGCTTTGGTATACAGCTTAGAGGATAAAAAGGCAAACAGGAGGCGTAAATGA
- a CDS encoding MinD/ParA family protein, whose protein sequence is MNDQAEQLRKIVSSTKPAEDKTSNMKVITIASGKGGVGKSNFTVNLALCLKQLHKNPVILDADFGLANVEIILGERPKFNLAHLIREECGLKDLMTKSKYEISFISGGSGINEMMFLPSDKIETIGKSLIQLEDMTDTLLIDTGAGINDIVLKFCMLAHEVYIVVTPEPTSITDGYALIKTLKSDFTMQSKIKIVINKATSKEEAHEVFTKLHYVSKNFLKTEIEYVGYIPYDEKVLSAVKSQIPVVIYDKKSKASAAYYQISKSIISDNISDNTPREKASWITKFKRIFTN, encoded by the coding sequence ATGAATGATCAAGCGGAGCAACTTAGAAAAATAGTATCTTCTACTAAGCCAGCTGAAGATAAAACAAGTAATATGAAAGTTATTACTATTGCAAGCGGAAAAGGTGGGGTTGGCAAAAGTAACTTTACAGTCAATCTCGCTTTATGTCTTAAGCAGCTGCATAAAAATCCCGTTATATTAGATGCTGATTTTGGACTTGCAAATGTAGAAATTATCCTAGGCGAAAGACCAAAGTTTAATCTGGCACATCTTATAAGAGAAGAGTGCGGACTTAAAGATTTAATGACTAAAAGCAAGTATGAAATTTCTTTTATCTCAGGGGGATCAGGTATTAATGAAATGATGTTTTTACCGTCGGATAAAATTGAAACGATCGGAAAAAGTTTAATACAATTAGAAGATATGACGGATACTTTACTAATTGATACAGGGGCTGGAATCAATGATATTGTGCTTAAATTTTGTATGCTAGCACATGAGGTTTATATTGTTGTAACACCAGAACCAACTTCTATCACTGATGGCTATGCACTCATCAAAACTTTAAAAAGTGACTTTACAATGCAAAGTAAAATTAAAATTGTTATTAACAAAGCCACTTCAAAAGAAGAGGCCCACGAAGTTTTTACAAAGCTACATTATGTATCTAAAAATTTTTTGAAGACAGAAATAGAATATGTAGGTTATATTCCATATGATGAAAAAGTTCTAAGTGCTGTAAAAAGTCAGATTCCAGTTGTGATATACGATAAAAAATCTAAAGCAAGTGCAGCATATTATCAGATCAGTAAAAGTATAATATCTGATAATATTTCAGATAATACACCTAGAGAAAAAGCGAGTTGGATTACTAAATTTAAACGTATTTTTACAAATTAA
- the fliP gene encoding flagellar type III secretion system pore protein FliP (The bacterial flagellar biogenesis protein FliP forms a type III secretion system (T3SS)-type pore required for flagellar assembly.): MKKNKLWLKNSLLVAVVLGIFLIVANDTFAAPLNLPNITLGVGEADSPQELSQSLQIIFLITILGLAPSILIMMTAFLRLIISFHFLRAAIGTQTMPSNQILIGLALFLTFFIMSPVFSNIKTNAWDPYQNNQMTQAEAVERGIVPLKEFMVRQTRDEDIKLFMDLSGRELLQDDSDILNELPLHIVIPAFIISELRTGFIIGFLLYIPFIVIDMIVASTLMSMGMMMLPPVMISLPFKILLFILVDGWNLIIGQLVQTFK; this comes from the coding sequence ATGAAAAAGAATAAATTATGGTTAAAAAACAGCTTATTAGTAGCAGTCGTTTTGGGGATCTTTCTTATAGTGGCTAATGATACTTTTGCAGCGCCGCTTAATCTTCCAAATATTACTCTAGGCGTGGGAGAAGCGGATTCACCACAAGAACTTAGCCAAAGTCTTCAGATCATTTTTTTGATTACAATATTAGGGCTTGCCCCATCTATTCTTATTATGATGACAGCTTTTTTAAGACTTATTATATCCTTTCATTTTCTTAGAGCAGCTATTGGTACGCAGACAATGCCTTCTAATCAAATATTAATAGGACTTGCATTGTTTTTGACTTTTTTCATTATGAGTCCGGTGTTTTCAAATATAAAAACAAATGCGTGGGATCCCTATCAAAATAATCAAATGACACAAGCTGAAGCCGTTGAGCGGGGGATTGTGCCACTTAAAGAATTTATGGTAAGGCAAACAAGAGATGAAGATATCAAATTATTCATGGACTTATCAGGCAGAGAACTTTTACAAGATGATAGCGATATATTGAATGAATTGCCACTGCATATTGTAATCCCAGCATTTATAATCAGTGAACTTAGAACAGGATTTATCATTGGATTTTTGCTCTATATTCCTTTTATAGTTATAGATATGATCGTAGCTTCGACGCTTATGTCTATGGGAATGATGATGCTACCACCAGTTATGATTTCACTTCCTTTTAAAATCTTATTATTTATTTTAGTAGATGGATGGAATTTAATTATTGGACAACTTGTTCAAACTTTTAAATAG
- a CDS encoding GTPase, which yields MRILKIKGKNEETILGQIKKEYGDLAVVISTQQEKETGIFKWFKAPKTVVTIAVKDQEDYSLSAKNESQKEQPIDTVAYNVLLSLKDQIETMQSSITDLKRSNEKHHMPSENKESNKIIDILKAKLSDEGINQELLDIILKGISEECEVEEIVRILYVNIEELLKKGLYSKNLPQIVFFIGPTGVGKTTTIAKLTADYVLNRDKKVVLFTSDTYRIAAIDQLKTYADILGVDIEIIYEENELIQYIEKWKHADHIFIDTAGRSHKNSEQIEDIKNLLASVEQKQVFLVLNANTSCKDVKSIVGIYEKVYPDFELIITKLDETDEIGNVMNIAYYANRPILYLTHGQNVPADISGFNADEYTSYLLGRINYE from the coding sequence ATGAGAATCTTAAAAATAAAAGGTAAAAATGAAGAAACTATCTTGGGTCAAATCAAAAAGGAGTATGGTGATTTGGCTGTTGTGATTAGTACACAACAAGAGAAAGAAACAGGGATCTTTAAATGGTTTAAGGCGCCTAAAACAGTGGTGACAATAGCTGTAAAAGACCAAGAAGACTATTCTTTATCTGCTAAGAATGAGTCTCAAAAAGAGCAGCCTATAGATACTGTTGCATATAATGTTTTATTATCACTTAAAGATCAAATTGAAACAATGCAAAGTTCTATTACAGATTTGAAGAGATCTAATGAAAAGCATCATATGCCTTCTGAAAATAAAGAAAGCAATAAGATTATAGATATTTTAAAAGCCAAATTGTCGGATGAAGGAATTAACCAAGAGCTTTTAGATATTATATTAAAAGGCATTTCTGAAGAGTGTGAAGTTGAAGAAATCGTAAGGATATTATATGTGAATATAGAAGAGCTATTAAAGAAGGGACTATACAGTAAAAATCTCCCTCAAATAGTCTTTTTTATAGGGCCTACGGGTGTTGGGAAAACGACTACCATAGCAAAATTAACTGCAGATTATGTGCTTAATCGGGATAAAAAAGTAGTGTTGTTTACATCGGACACGTATAGAATAGCAGCGATTGATCAATTAAAGACATACGCTGATATATTAGGCGTAGATATAGAAATTATTTATGAAGAAAATGAGCTTATACAGTATATAGAGAAATGGAAGCATGCAGATCATATATTTATTGATACTGCAGGCAGATCACATAAGAATAGTGAGCAAATTGAAGACATCAAGAATCTGCTTGCTAGTGTGGAACAAAAACAAGTTTTTTTAGTACTTAATGCAAATACTTCATGCAAGGATGTAAAAAGTATTGTTGGAATCTATGAAAAGGTCTACCCTGATTTTGAGCTAATTATTACTAAGTTAGATGAAACAGATGAAATAGGAAATGTTATGAACATAGCTTATTATGCTAATAGACCTATTTTGTATTTAACCCATGGGCAAAATGTACCTGCAGACATATCAGGATTTAATGCAGACGAATATACTAGTTATTTGTTAGGGAGAATTAATTATGAATGA
- a CDS encoding response regulator, with protein MAKSILIVDDAAFMRMMIKDILTKNGYEVVGEADNGLKAVDKYKELTPDLVLMDITMPEMNGIDAVKNIKAVDPGAKIVMCSAMGQQAMVIESIQAGARDFIVKPFQADRVLEAVRKVLG; from the coding sequence ATGGCAAAGAGTATATTAATAGTTGATGATGCGGCATTTATGAGAATGATGATAAAGGATATTTTGACAAAGAATGGATATGAAGTAGTTGGCGAAGCAGATAATGGCCTTAAAGCAGTGGATAAATATAAGGAGCTTACACCTGATTTAGTTCTTATGGATATTACAATGCCAGAAATGAACGGTATTGATGCTGTAAAAAATATTAAAGCTGTTGACCCAGGGGCAAAGATTGTTATGTGCTCAGCTATGGGGCAGCAAGCGATGGTTATTGAGTCTATTCAAGCAGGCGCGAGAGATTTTATCGTTAAACCTTTTCAAGCAGACAGAGTTTTAGAGGCAGTTAGAAAAGTATTAGGATAG
- the fliQ gene encoding flagellar biosynthesis protein FliQ — MEQLVLDLMREALMIIIKVSLPILLTGLTIGLVVSIFQTATSIQEQTLAFIPKIIGTFLAIILFGSWIMTMLVNFATKIFTSFNTYL, encoded by the coding sequence ATGGAACAATTAGTACTTGATCTTATGAGAGAGGCTTTAATGATAATTATTAAAGTTTCACTTCCTATATTATTAACAGGATTAACTATTGGACTTGTTGTGAGTATCTTTCAAACTGCAACCTCAATTCAGGAACAAACTCTGGCGTTTATCCCTAAAATAATAGGTACATTTTTAGCCATTATATTATTTGGATCATGGATAATGACCATGCTTGTTAATTTTGCAACTAAAATTTTTACTAGTTTTAATACGTATTTATAG